In the Malassezia vespertilionis chromosome 1, complete sequence genome, one interval contains:
- the nrf1 gene encoding GTPase regulator Nrf1 (EggNog:ENOG503P2Q0; BUSCO:EOG09265IBC; TransMembrane:3 (o31-51i58-76o96-116i); COG:O; COG:U) has product MSTQPLLQRTAGKRIALPVRVEPKVFFANELLSWLSFTVTLSALAVGLLNFGDRVGRVSAALFSFVAVAIMLYALVTYHWRANAIRNRGSGPYDDRLGPTVLSVLLLTAIIVNFVLRFSE; this is encoded by the exons ATGTCGACGCAACcgcttttgcagcgcacggcgggcaagcgcattgcgctgcctGTGCGTGTTGAGCCCAAAGTATTCTTTGCGAATGAGC TCCTCTCGTGGCTTAGTTTCACGGTTACGCtctcggcgcttgcggtggGCCTGCTCAACTTTGGCGACCGCGTTGGCCGTGtgagcgctgcgctcttTAGCTTTGTCG CCGTTGCGATCATGCTGTATGCGCTTGTGACGTACCACTGGCGCGCGAATGCGATTCGCAATCGGGGTAGTGGGCCATATGACGACCGCCTTG GTCCCACCGTCCTCTCTGTCTTGCTTCTCACCGCGATTATTGTCAATTTTGTGCTGCGTTTCAGCGAATAG